ATGTTCGAGCGCAAAGGCACGCTTAATACAGGCGATGCTGTTGATAATGAGCGCACAAAGACGGAATTAGAATGGATTTGAGCTAAAGCGAAAAAAACAGGAGCGTAGATTAAACTACGCTTCTTGAGTAAAAATCTTTGGGCGAGCATTCCTCGCCTTTTTTATTTGAGTTTGTCTTTTAAACGATGACTTTTAGGCCGTCTTACTATCATCTGCTTCGACAATTTCCATACCGAGCTGATGAATCAGGCGACTGACATAGGGGTTCGTCAGGACAGGCATGGACATGGTTTCGCCATCACGTTTCAGGTCAAAGCGATAGATCGTAATGGAGCGCATTCCTGCGAACCAATGACGCGTTTCGACACAGCGCAACACTTCCCACCCATTGTGGAGTGCTGTCATCAGATGATCCCCGCCTGCAAAGGACTCTGATTCAGGGTTCCAGTGCTGGCTGGTGACGTCCAGATACTGCACATGAAAATTAGTAACATTTGTGGCAAGCGGATTTGCAGACATCATTTTCCTCTTTAAACGCTTTTAATTCTAAATGTAACAAGTTGAATTTAAGGTTGGTTTAAATAATTATGATTTTTATGTTGATAACGATTATAGCGACATGAGACGTAGACTCGCAAATGAAGGATGTTACCAAAATGCCAGGTGTTGGCCTGTGACAATTGCCTAAACCTGGCATCTTCTTAAAGTCTATACGTGGTGTTTATCCAATAAGTATAAACAGCCCCCAAGCGGACTGACTTATGCTGGGATGGAAGTATCTGTGTCCTGGGTGACGTTATTATAAAATGGCACAGCATCTATAGCCTGCTCGTCAGCTATCTGACGGACTTCAATCTTAAGCTGCATCAAGAGGCGCTCCACAAAAGGATTCGCAACGACGGGCATGATGCGACGGCGATTCTCCCGAAGCAGCAAGACATAGTATATGGTGGTCGCACGTCCCCCACTCAGGGCGTATTTTTGTTCCAGGACGTGGTTTTGGAGGGCCCAGCCCGAGCGTAGGGCTGTCAACAGGCTGTCACCACCTGTGAATGCTTCGGATTGTGGGTCCCAATGGCGGGGTTTTTGTGTGTAGTACTCGTGTGTTTCGTGGTACATATTAGCAGACATGAGTCTATTCCCTAGCACCTAAACGACAACTTGTTTTGAAAAACGACACGAATTGAAAAACGATAGAAATAAGCCACTGGCGTACGAAGTGTTGGTTGGATGTGACAATTTCTATTTATATTATGCGCTAAAAATTGTAAAGAGTGTGCTAAATTCTCTTGAAGAATTAAGGAGAACTCTAAGTAATAGGATAACTATTAGGAGAAATGACTAGAAAATTTATCTCAGGCTCATCCCCACCATAGAGACCCGACATGATATAATGACGCTGTTTGCAATATGGTTACGTTTTTATGAAAAAGGACAGGTAACGTGGCGACAGCAATTTATGTGCGCGATATCGCCCAATATGATGGGCAGGAAGTAACGGTGCGCGGCTGGGTCAAGGCCAAGACCGGTAAGGGTAAGCTGCAATTTGTACGACTGCGTGATGGCACGGGCCAGGTGCAGTGCGTTGCCTTCAAAAAAGATATGGATGAAGCTGTCTTCGAAGCTGTGAAGGGCCTGACTCAGGAGACTTCCGTCATCATCACGGGGACCGTGCGTTCCGATGAGCGGGCACCTGGTTATCCAGGTGGCTATGAGATTGGCATCACAGATGTTGAAGTGATCCAGATGGCTGAGGAATACCCGATCACGCCTAAGGAACATGGCACCGAATTTTTGATGGACCAGCGCCATCTGTGGATTCGTAGCGATCAGCAGTGGGCGATTTTGCGCATCCGTGCGACCATCATTCAGGCTATGCGCAACTGGTTGGACGATAACGGCTTTATGCTGGTGGATACCCCCATCATCACGCCCGCGGCAGGCGAAGAGACGACCACGCTCTTTGAACTTGACTATTTTGGTGAGCCAGCCTATCTGGCGCAGACAGGCCAGCTCTACAACGAAGCCAATATGATGGCCTTTGGCCGCGTTTATTGCTTCGGACCGACATTCCGCGCTGAGAAGAGCAAGACACGCCGCCATTTGATTGAGTTCTGGATGCTGGAGCCGGAGATTGCTTTCTGCGATCTGGACGAGCTGATGGAAGTCGAAGAACAGATGGTGGGCTATATCGTCCAGAAAGTGCTGGAGAAGAATCACCAGGAACTGGAAATGATTGGGCGCGATGTGGCAACCCTGGAGAAGATTGTCGCGCCGTTCCCGCGCATCTCCTACGATGAAGCTGTCGAGCGCTTACAAAAGCTCTACGAAGAGACGGAAGATGCAGAGCAGAAAGACCTGCTCAAGATCGAATGGGGCGAAGACTTCGGCAGTCCGCACGAAACCGCACTCGCGGAGATGTTCGACAGGCCGGTGTTCGTCTACAACTATCCCAGCAAGGTGAAGGCTTTTTATATGCAGCCTGTAGCGGGCCGCGAAGAAGTCTGCCGCAGTGTGGACCTGCTCGCGCCGGAAGGCTACGGTGAAATCATCGGCGGCAGTGAACGTATCTATGATGCGGATTTGCTGTTGGAGAAGATCAAGGCACAGGGCCTGCCGCCGGAGCATTATGAATGGTATTTGCAGCTACGCCGATATGGTAGCGTACCGCACGCAGGCTTCGGCATCGGCATTGAGCGCACCGTCGCATGGATTTGTGGCCTGCCGCATATCCGCGAGACCATCCCTTATGCGCGCCTGCTCAATCGCAAATATCCTTAGTAACCATATATCACTGAATATAAACAAGTTATTTCAGTCAGAAGATAGGGCACAGCAAGCTGTGCCCTCATGTTTTTTGGGGATAGTGGTTTTAAGTGCCTTACACGCCCAGACGCGCGTGCTCGACTTTAATACAGCGGTTCATGGCGACGTCGATGCCTGCCTCCAGGGCGCGTTGGCCTGCCGCATTATCAACCACGCCCAACTGCGTCCAGATGGCCTTTGCGCCGACGTCAATCGCTTCATCGACCACATCCGCCACATATTCCGAGCGCCGGAACACATTGACAATATCAATGGGTTCGGGTACATCTGCCAATGAGGCATAACTCGGCTGACCGTCGATTTCACGCACTGTGGGGTTGACGGGATAAACCGTATAGCCCGCGTTCCGTAGATAGCGGGCAATCTGGTAGCTGGTGCGGCCAGGGTTATCACTATGGCCGACTACGGCAATTGTGCGCGCCTGTGCGAGGACATCGCGCATCTGGTTGTCGCTGGTATTCAGGTTCGTTGCCATCGTGCCTGCTCCTTCATATGTGTATCCTCCAGACGCGGGCAGACGGTCATCTGTTACCAGGCGGAACGGCTTAAGGGGCGAAATATTCCAGATATTGCGCATCAATCACGTTCATCTGGCCGATGTCGGTTTGCTTATCCCACAGCATCACACCCACGATATCATCATCGTAAAGCTGAATCGGCTGTAGAATATCCAGCGGCACGCCGAAGAGCGCCCCATATTCGATGCGATCTTCCGGCTTGAGCTGTAACTTCATCACACCCAGGAACTGCGGCTCCCAATATTCAATGCCAACTGATTTTTGCAGGGCATTGACGACGGCTGTACGGGGCGATTCATCCTCATTCATCCGTCCGCCGAAGATTTCCCATTCCCGGCGTTGTGTGCTGTAGGCCATCAGATACTTATCGTGATGGCGCACCACGACCAACGAATGGGTCAATGGGGCGTCATGGGCGATCTCGTAGATATTTTCTTCGTGGGTCGGGGTAAACTCCAGGAGTTTATTCCCTCTTGCATCTGTAATGATGGTCATTGTCAGTCCTCGACACCTAGGGCGTATACATTACTTTTCTTCCAGCCGCTTTCCGCGGCGATGGCTTTGGCCGCTCGTGAGAGCGATTCCCCTGCATCTGTGCGGCGTTCCAATTCCGCCAGCACGACATCTTTGCTCCATACTGTGCCACCGGGTGCACCACCGATGACGAGCGTAATCTCGCCTTTAGGATTTTCCGCCACA
The Phototrophicus methaneseepsis DNA segment above includes these coding regions:
- the asnS gene encoding asparagine--tRNA ligase, whose translation is MATAIYVRDIAQYDGQEVTVRGWVKAKTGKGKLQFVRLRDGTGQVQCVAFKKDMDEAVFEAVKGLTQETSVIITGTVRSDERAPGYPGGYEIGITDVEVIQMAEEYPITPKEHGTEFLMDQRHLWIRSDQQWAILRIRATIIQAMRNWLDDNGFMLVDTPIITPAAGEETTTLFELDYFGEPAYLAQTGQLYNEANMMAFGRVYCFGPTFRAEKSKTRRHLIEFWMLEPEIAFCDLDELMEVEEQMVGYIVQKVLEKNHQELEMIGRDVATLEKIVAPFPRISYDEAVERLQKLYEETEDAEQKDLLKIEWGEDFGSPHETALAEMFDRPVFVYNYPSKVKAFYMQPVAGREEVCRSVDLLAPEGYGEIIGGSERIYDADLLLEKIKAQGLPPEHYEWYLQLRRYGSVPHAGFGIGIERTVAWICGLPHIRETIPYARLLNRKYP
- a CDS encoding CoA-binding protein; the protein is MATNLNTSDNQMRDVLAQARTIAVVGHSDNPGRTSYQIARYLRNAGYTVYPVNPTVREIDGQPSYASLADVPEPIDIVNVFRRSEYVADVVDEAIDVGAKAIWTQLGVVDNAAGQRALEAGIDVAMNRCIKVEHARLGV
- a CDS encoding NUDIX hydrolase is translated as MTIITDARGNKLLEFTPTHEENIYEIAHDAPLTHSLVVVRHHDKYLMAYSTQRREWEIFGGRMNEDESPRTAVVNALQKSVGIEYWEPQFLGVMKLQLKPEDRIEYGALFGVPLDILQPIQLYDDDIVGVMLWDKQTDIGQMNVIDAQYLEYFAP